In one window of Syngnathus scovelli strain Florida chromosome 22, RoL_Ssco_1.2, whole genome shotgun sequence DNA:
- the nrcama gene encoding neuronal cell adhesion molecule a isoform X6 yields MDFPMVHLVMGKMRSSGSGAVLLMILLSHLTAALEVPLDLPQPPTITVQSPKDYIFDPREDIIIHCEAKGKPHPSFSWTRNGSHFDVEQDSKVLMKPGSGTLVIDISGEKAEAYEGTYQCTAHNDHGTAISNNIVIRQSRSPLWSKERLEPITVQTGVSLVLQCRPPAGLPPPVIFWMDNIFQKLPLDNRVTQALNGDLYFSNVLPEDNRNDYICYARFPYTQTIQQKQPISVTVLQTFPAGQRRPGFMTPLGATSTKMVLRGETLELECIAEGLPTPEMSWQKDGGELPTSRVSFLNYKKTVKILDVSESDGGDYTCTATNRLGTAHHVIKVVVKAAPFWISAPRNLILAPNETGILTCRVSGDPKPDISWFVNGVPIENAPEDPTRKVDGDTVILSRVQTSSSAVYQCNASNEFGYLIANAFVSVLAEPPRVLTPPNQVYKVITNSPALLHCATFGSPIPTITWFKDRQISIKSEDPYVIHENGTLEINVAQSQNSGKYTCIASNNLGIKENHVFLEVKEPTRILKQPEYKVVQRGMSAIFECKVKHDPSLVPTMTWLKNSGELPDDERFEVDTDSLIIKDVTEEDEGTYTCIMNTTLDRDSASAMLTVVEATPTPAIVYEKPDPPTDLELTDQTERSVQLTWIPGDEHNSATQNFLIQYEDLLHQPGIWVNMTEVAGTSTTAQLELSPYVYYSFRVLAKNQVGHSQPSQPSRQYRTNPAAPDENPSNVRGEGTEPGNLVISWTSLTGFQSNGPGLEYKVLWRQMDVDEEWSSNTVANASQYVVSGVPVYVPYEIKVQALNDYGNGPEAEVVVGYSGEDLPLSAPDGVLVTVDNSTMAKVHWEPVSPNSVRGKLKGYKVYYRRQRGLEDDEDQESQDQVLTFSENQTEGHLTGLQPYSLYNIFIRVLNSKGEGPQSQDTQFETLEGVPGPPSFLNVLNPSLDSLTLEWGPPLKKNGRLIGYTLKYQPVINSTEVGPATVLDFPLNETTVALDNLNSSVLYKFHLSAKTIKGAGANFTKEASTVTETTVASRHVDIATQGWFIGLMCAIALLILVLLIVCFIKRNKGGKYPVKEKEEAHQDPEIQPMKEDDGTFGEYSDTEDHKPLKGSRTPSNGTVRRDESDDSLVDYGEGGDGQFNEDGSFIGQYSGKKEKDTHEGNESSEAPSPVNAMNSFV; encoded by the exons ATGGACTTCCCCATGGTCCACCTGGTCATGGGCAAGATGAGATCCTCGGGTTCTGGAGCGGTTCTTCTCATGATCCTCTTGAGTCACCTGACAGCGGCGCTGGAAGTGCCCCTTGATC TGCCCCAGCCCCCCACTATCACGGTGCAATCCCCAAAGGATTACATCTTCGACCCACGGGAGGACATCATCATCCACTGTGAAGCCAAGGGGAAGCCTCACCCCAG CTTTTCTTGGACGAGGAACGGGAGCCATTTTGATGTGGAGCAAGACTCCAAAGTTCTAATGAAGCCCGGTTCGGGAACTCTGGTCATCGACATCAGTGGGGAAAAGGCCGAGGCCTACGAGGGAACGTACCAATGCACGGCCCACAATGACCACGGCACGGCTATCTCCAACAACATCGTCATCAGACAGTCCA GGTCCCCCTTGTGGTCGAAAGAAAGACTTGAACCCATCACGGTGCAGACGGGGGTCTCGCTGGTGCTGCAATGCCGCCCCCCGGCAGGGCTGCCCCCTCCCGTCATATTTTGGATGGATAACA TTTTCCAGAAGCTGCCGCTGGACAATCGAGTGACCCAAGCCCTGAACGGAGACTTGTACTTTTCCAACGTCCTCCCAGAGGACAATCGGAACGACTACATCTGCTATGCCCGCTTCCCGTATACGCAAACCATCCAGCAGAAGCAGCCCATCTCCGTCACAGTGCTACAAA CCTTCCCGGCAGGACAGCGCCGTCCCGGTTTCATGACTCCTTTAGGCGCCACCAGCACCAAGATGGTCCTACGAGGGGAGACCCTCGAGCTGGAATGCATCGCTGAAGGCTT GCCCACTCCGGAGATGTCTTGGCAGAAAGATGGCGGGGAGCTGCCAACCAGCAGAGTTTCTTTCCTCAATTACAAGAAGACGGTTAAGATTTTGGATGTAAGCGAAAGCGACGGCGGCGACTATACCTGCACGGCAACCAATCGCCTGGGCACGGCACACCACGTCATCAAGGTCGTCGTTAAAG CTGCTCCATTCTGGATCAGCGCTCCCAGGAACTTGATCCTGGCCCCAAATGAGACCGGCATCCTGACTTGTCGAGTCAGCGGAGACCCCAAGCCGGATATTAGTTGGTTTGTCAATGGAGTCCCAATAGAAA ATGCTCCTGAGGACCCCACTCGGAAGGTGGATGGCGACACGGTCATCCTCAGCCGAGTGCAAACCAGTTCCAGCGCCGTTTACCAGTGTAACGCCTCAAACGAATTCGGCTACCTTATCGCCAACGCATTTGTCAGCGTGCTCG CGGAGCCCCCGAGGGTGCTCACTCCTCCCAACCAAGTGTACAAGGTCATCACCAACAGCCCAGCTTTACTCCACTGCGCCACTTTCGGCTCACCGATACCAACCATCACTTG GTTCAAAGATCGCCAAATCAGCATCAAGAGCGAAGACCCCTACGTGATCCACGAGAACGGCACGCTGGAGATCAACGTGGCCCAATCGCAGAACAGCGGGAAGTACACGTGCATTGCTAGCAACAACCTGGGCATCAAGGAGAACCACGTTTTCCTGGAGGTCAAAGAGCCCACGCGTATCCTGAAGCAACCCGAGTACAAGGTGGTCCAACGAGGCATGAGCGCCATCTTCGAGTGTAAAGTCAAGCACGACCCGTCCCTCGTCCCCACCATGACCTGGTTGAAGAACAGCGGCGAGCTGCCAGACGACGAGAG GTTTGAGGTGGACACCGACAGTTTGATCATCAAAGATGTGACAGAGGAAGACGAGGGCACTTACACGTGCATCATGAACACCACCCTGGACCGGGACTCGGCCAGCGCCATGCTTACAGTCGTCG AGGCTACTCCCACTCCAGCTATTGTCTACG AGAAACCTGACCCGCCAACTGATCTGGAACTCACTGACCAAACAGAACGGAGTGTTCAGCTCACCTGGATCCCTGGAGATGAACACAACAGTGCCACACaga ATTTTTTAATCCAGTACGAGGATTTGCTGCACCAGCCCGGCATCTGGGTCAACATGACAGAAGTGGCTGGTACGAGCACCACAGCGCAACTGGAGCTCTCGCCGTACGTCTACTACTCCTTCCGGGTTCTGGCCAAGAACCAGGTGGGCCACAGCCAACCCAGCCAGCCATCACGCCAGTACAGAACCAACCCGGCGG CACCTGATGAGAATCCTTCAAATGTTCGGGGAGAAGGAACAGAACCTGGGAACCTGGTCATCTCCTGGACA TCGCTAACAGGATTCCAATCCAACGGGCCCGGTCTGGAATACAAAGTGCTTTGGCGCCAGATGGACGTGGATGAAGAATGGTCCTCTAATACCGTGGCCAACGCCTCACAATACGTCGTGTCCGGAGTTCCCGTCTACGTTCCCTACGAGATCAAAGTCCAAGCGCTCAACGACTACGGCAACGGGCCGGAAGCCGAGGTCGTCGTCGGATACTCCGGGGAAGACT TGCCTTTGTCCGCCCCTGATGGTGTCCTGGTCACGGTTGACAACAGCACAATGGCTAAAGTGCATTGGGAGCCGGTGTCGCCTAACTCGGTTCGTGGGAAACTTAAAGGCTACAAG GTATACTACCGCCGCCAACGAGGCCTGGAGGATGATGAGGATCAAGAGTCCCAAGACCAAGTTCTGACCTTCAGCGAGAACCAGACCGAGGGACACCTGACGGGCTTGCAGCCCTACAGCCTCTACAACATCTTCATCAGGGTCTTGAATAGCAAAGGAGAAGGTCCTCAGAGTCAGGACACGCAATTTGAGACCCTCGAGGGAG TTCCAGGACCACCGTCTTTTTTAAACGTCTTGAATCCCAGTTTGGACTCGCTCACTCTGGAATGGGGTCCACCACTGAAGAAAAATGGACGCCTTATTGGGTACACGCTGAAATACCAGCCAG TTATTAACAGCACGGAAGTGGGGCCGGCCACCGTCCTGGATTTTCCGCTCAACGAGACCACGGTGGCGTTGGACAACCTCAACTCCAGCGTCCTCTACAAGTTCCACCTGAGTGCAAAGACCATCAAAGGCGCTGGCGCCAATTTCACCAAAGAGGCTTCCACCGTCACGGAAACAA CCGTGGCCAGTCGGCACGTGGACATCGCCACCCAGGGCTGGTTCATCGGGCTGATGTGCGCCATCGCCCTGCTCATCCTGGTGCTCCTCATCGTCTGCTTCATCAAGAGGAACAAGGGTGGAAAATATCCAG TGAAAGAGAAAGAAGAAGCCCACCAAGACCCGGAGATCCAACCCATGAAGGAGGACGATGGCACATTTGGAGAATACAG tgacacggaggaccacAAGCCGCTGAAGGGCAGCCGGACGCCGTCCAACGGCACGGTGCGGCGTGACGAGAGCGACGACAGCCTGGTGGACTACGGAGAAGGCGGGGACGGTCAGTTCAACGAGGACGGCTCCTTCATCGGCCAGTACAGCGGCAAGAAGGAGAAAGACACACACGAGGGCAACGAAAGCTCCGAGGCGCCGTCGCCCGTCAACGCCATGAACTCTTTTGTCTAA
- the nrcama gene encoding neuronal cell adhesion molecule a isoform X3, producing the protein MDFPMVHLVMGKMRSSGSGAVLLMILLSHLTAALEVPLDPKVLEGLPQPPTITVQSPKDYIFDPREDIIIHCEAKGKPHPSFSWTRNGSHFDVEQDSKVLMKPGSGTLVIDISGEKAEAYEGTYQCTAHNDHGTAISNNIVIRQSRSPLWSKERLEPITVQTGVSLVLQCRPPAGLPPPVIFWMDNIFQKLPLDNRVTQALNGDLYFSNVLPEDNRNDYICYARFPYTQTIQQKQPISVTVLQTFPAGQRRPGFMTPLGATSTKMVLRGETLELECIAEGLPTPEMSWQKDGGELPTSRVSFLNYKKTVKILDVSESDGGDYTCTATNRLGTAHHVIKVVVKAAPFWISAPRNLILAPNETGILTCRVSGDPKPDISWFVNGVPIENAPEDPTRKVDGDTVILSRVQTSSSAVYQCNASNEFGYLIANAFVSVLAEPPRVLTPPNQVYKVITNSPALLHCATFGSPIPTITWFKDRQISIKSEDPYVIHENGTLEINVAQSQNSGKYTCIASNNLGIKENHVFLEVKEPTRILKQPEYKVVQRGMSAIFECKVKHDPSLVPTMTWLKNSGELPDDERFEVDTDSLIIKDVTEEDEGTYTCIMNTTLDRDSASAMLTVVEATPTPAIVYEKPDPPTDLELTDQTERSVQLTWIPGDEHNSATQNFLIQYEDLLHQPGIWVNMTEVAGTSTTAQLELSPYVYYSFRVLAKNQVGHSQPSQPSRQYRTNPAAPDENPSNVRGEGTEPGNLVISWTSLTGFQSNGPGLEYKVLWRQMDVDEEWSSNTVANASQYVVSGVPVYVPYEIKVQALNDYGNGPEAEVVVGYSGEDLPLSAPDGVLVTVDNSTMAKVHWEPVSPNSVRGKLKGYKVYYRRQRGLEDDEDQESQDQVLTFSENQTEGHLTGLQPYSLYNIFIRVLNSKGEGPQSQDTQFETLEGVPGPPSFLNVLNPSLDSLTLEWGPPLKKNGRLIGYTLKYQPVINSTEVGPATVLDFPLNETTVALDNLNSSVLYKFHLSAKTIKGAGANFTKEASTVTETTVASRHVDIATQGWFIGLMCAIALLILVLLIVCFIKRNKGGKYPVKEKEEAHQDPEIQPMKEDDGTFGEYSDTEDHKPLKGSRTPSNGTVRRDESDDSLVDYGEGGDGQFNEDGSFIGQYSGKKEKDTHEGNESSEAPSPVNAMNSFV; encoded by the exons ATGGACTTCCCCATGGTCCACCTGGTCATGGGCAAGATGAGATCCTCGGGTTCTGGAGCGGTTCTTCTCATGATCCTCTTGAGTCACCTGACAGCGGCGCTGGAAGTGCCCCTTGATC ctaAGGTCCTGGAAGGAT TGCCCCAGCCCCCCACTATCACGGTGCAATCCCCAAAGGATTACATCTTCGACCCACGGGAGGACATCATCATCCACTGTGAAGCCAAGGGGAAGCCTCACCCCAG CTTTTCTTGGACGAGGAACGGGAGCCATTTTGATGTGGAGCAAGACTCCAAAGTTCTAATGAAGCCCGGTTCGGGAACTCTGGTCATCGACATCAGTGGGGAAAAGGCCGAGGCCTACGAGGGAACGTACCAATGCACGGCCCACAATGACCACGGCACGGCTATCTCCAACAACATCGTCATCAGACAGTCCA GGTCCCCCTTGTGGTCGAAAGAAAGACTTGAACCCATCACGGTGCAGACGGGGGTCTCGCTGGTGCTGCAATGCCGCCCCCCGGCAGGGCTGCCCCCTCCCGTCATATTTTGGATGGATAACA TTTTCCAGAAGCTGCCGCTGGACAATCGAGTGACCCAAGCCCTGAACGGAGACTTGTACTTTTCCAACGTCCTCCCAGAGGACAATCGGAACGACTACATCTGCTATGCCCGCTTCCCGTATACGCAAACCATCCAGCAGAAGCAGCCCATCTCCGTCACAGTGCTACAAA CCTTCCCGGCAGGACAGCGCCGTCCCGGTTTCATGACTCCTTTAGGCGCCACCAGCACCAAGATGGTCCTACGAGGGGAGACCCTCGAGCTGGAATGCATCGCTGAAGGCTT GCCCACTCCGGAGATGTCTTGGCAGAAAGATGGCGGGGAGCTGCCAACCAGCAGAGTTTCTTTCCTCAATTACAAGAAGACGGTTAAGATTTTGGATGTAAGCGAAAGCGACGGCGGCGACTATACCTGCACGGCAACCAATCGCCTGGGCACGGCACACCACGTCATCAAGGTCGTCGTTAAAG CTGCTCCATTCTGGATCAGCGCTCCCAGGAACTTGATCCTGGCCCCAAATGAGACCGGCATCCTGACTTGTCGAGTCAGCGGAGACCCCAAGCCGGATATTAGTTGGTTTGTCAATGGAGTCCCAATAGAAA ATGCTCCTGAGGACCCCACTCGGAAGGTGGATGGCGACACGGTCATCCTCAGCCGAGTGCAAACCAGTTCCAGCGCCGTTTACCAGTGTAACGCCTCAAACGAATTCGGCTACCTTATCGCCAACGCATTTGTCAGCGTGCTCG CGGAGCCCCCGAGGGTGCTCACTCCTCCCAACCAAGTGTACAAGGTCATCACCAACAGCCCAGCTTTACTCCACTGCGCCACTTTCGGCTCACCGATACCAACCATCACTTG GTTCAAAGATCGCCAAATCAGCATCAAGAGCGAAGACCCCTACGTGATCCACGAGAACGGCACGCTGGAGATCAACGTGGCCCAATCGCAGAACAGCGGGAAGTACACGTGCATTGCTAGCAACAACCTGGGCATCAAGGAGAACCACGTTTTCCTGGAGGTCAAAGAGCCCACGCGTATCCTGAAGCAACCCGAGTACAAGGTGGTCCAACGAGGCATGAGCGCCATCTTCGAGTGTAAAGTCAAGCACGACCCGTCCCTCGTCCCCACCATGACCTGGTTGAAGAACAGCGGCGAGCTGCCAGACGACGAGAG GTTTGAGGTGGACACCGACAGTTTGATCATCAAAGATGTGACAGAGGAAGACGAGGGCACTTACACGTGCATCATGAACACCACCCTGGACCGGGACTCGGCCAGCGCCATGCTTACAGTCGTCG AGGCTACTCCCACTCCAGCTATTGTCTACG AGAAACCTGACCCGCCAACTGATCTGGAACTCACTGACCAAACAGAACGGAGTGTTCAGCTCACCTGGATCCCTGGAGATGAACACAACAGTGCCACACaga ATTTTTTAATCCAGTACGAGGATTTGCTGCACCAGCCCGGCATCTGGGTCAACATGACAGAAGTGGCTGGTACGAGCACCACAGCGCAACTGGAGCTCTCGCCGTACGTCTACTACTCCTTCCGGGTTCTGGCCAAGAACCAGGTGGGCCACAGCCAACCCAGCCAGCCATCACGCCAGTACAGAACCAACCCGGCGG CACCTGATGAGAATCCTTCAAATGTTCGGGGAGAAGGAACAGAACCTGGGAACCTGGTCATCTCCTGGACA TCGCTAACAGGATTCCAATCCAACGGGCCCGGTCTGGAATACAAAGTGCTTTGGCGCCAGATGGACGTGGATGAAGAATGGTCCTCTAATACCGTGGCCAACGCCTCACAATACGTCGTGTCCGGAGTTCCCGTCTACGTTCCCTACGAGATCAAAGTCCAAGCGCTCAACGACTACGGCAACGGGCCGGAAGCCGAGGTCGTCGTCGGATACTCCGGGGAAGACT TGCCTTTGTCCGCCCCTGATGGTGTCCTGGTCACGGTTGACAACAGCACAATGGCTAAAGTGCATTGGGAGCCGGTGTCGCCTAACTCGGTTCGTGGGAAACTTAAAGGCTACAAG GTATACTACCGCCGCCAACGAGGCCTGGAGGATGATGAGGATCAAGAGTCCCAAGACCAAGTTCTGACCTTCAGCGAGAACCAGACCGAGGGACACCTGACGGGCTTGCAGCCCTACAGCCTCTACAACATCTTCATCAGGGTCTTGAATAGCAAAGGAGAAGGTCCTCAGAGTCAGGACACGCAATTTGAGACCCTCGAGGGAG TTCCAGGACCACCGTCTTTTTTAAACGTCTTGAATCCCAGTTTGGACTCGCTCACTCTGGAATGGGGTCCACCACTGAAGAAAAATGGACGCCTTATTGGGTACACGCTGAAATACCAGCCAG TTATTAACAGCACGGAAGTGGGGCCGGCCACCGTCCTGGATTTTCCGCTCAACGAGACCACGGTGGCGTTGGACAACCTCAACTCCAGCGTCCTCTACAAGTTCCACCTGAGTGCAAAGACCATCAAAGGCGCTGGCGCCAATTTCACCAAAGAGGCTTCCACCGTCACGGAAACAA CCGTGGCCAGTCGGCACGTGGACATCGCCACCCAGGGCTGGTTCATCGGGCTGATGTGCGCCATCGCCCTGCTCATCCTGGTGCTCCTCATCGTCTGCTTCATCAAGAGGAACAAGGGTGGAAAATATCCAG TGAAAGAGAAAGAAGAAGCCCACCAAGACCCGGAGATCCAACCCATGAAGGAGGACGATGGCACATTTGGAGAATACAG tgacacggaggaccacAAGCCGCTGAAGGGCAGCCGGACGCCGTCCAACGGCACGGTGCGGCGTGACGAGAGCGACGACAGCCTGGTGGACTACGGAGAAGGCGGGGACGGTCAGTTCAACGAGGACGGCTCCTTCATCGGCCAGTACAGCGGCAAGAAGGAGAAAGACACACACGAGGGCAACGAAAGCTCCGAGGCGCCGTCGCCCGTCAACGCCATGAACTCTTTTGTCTAA
- the nrcama gene encoding neuronal cell adhesion molecule a isoform X1 has translation MDFPMVHLVMGKMRSSGSGAVLLMILLSHLTAALEVPLDPKVLEGLPQPPTITVQSPKDYIFDPREDIIIHCEAKGKPHPSFSWTRNGSHFDVEQDSKVLMKPGSGTLVIDISGEKAEAYEGTYQCTAHNDHGTAISNNIVIRQSRSPLWSKERLEPITVQTGVSLVLQCRPPAGLPPPVIFWMDNIFQKLPLDNRVTQALNGDLYFSNVLPEDNRNDYICYARFPYTQTIQQKQPISVTVLQTFPAGQRRPGFMTPLGATSTKMVLRGETLELECIAEGLPTPEMSWQKDGGELPTSRVSFLNYKKTVKILDVSESDGGDYTCTATNRLGTAHHVIKVVVKAAPFWISAPRNLILAPNETGILTCRVSGDPKPDISWFVNGVPIENAPEDPTRKVDGDTVILSRVQTSSSAVYQCNASNEFGYLIANAFVSVLAEPPRVLTPPNQVYKVITNSPALLHCATFGSPIPTITWFKDRQISIKSEDPYVIHENGTLEINVAQSQNSGKYTCIASNNLGIKENHVFLEVKEPTRILKQPEYKVVQRGMSAIFECKVKHDPSLVPTMTWLKNSGELPDDERFEVDTDSLIIKDVTEEDEGTYTCIMNTTLDRDSASAMLTVVEATPTPAIVYEKPDPPTDLELTDQTERSVQLTWIPGDEHNSATQNFLIQYEDLLHQPGIWVNMTEVAGTSTTAQLELSPYVYYSFRVLAKNQVGHSQPSQPSRQYRTNPAAPDENPSNVRGEGTEPGNLVISWTSLTGFQSNGPGLEYKVLWRQMDVDEEWSSNTVANASQYVVSGVPVYVPYEIKVQALNDYGNGPEAEVVVGYSGEDLPLSAPDGVLVTVDNSTMAKVHWEPVSPNSVRGKLKGYKVYYRRQRGLEDDEDQESQDQVLTFSENQTEGHLTGLQPYSLYNIFIRVLNSKGEGPQSQDTQFETLEGVPGPPSFLNVLNPSLDSLTLEWGPPLKKNGRLIGYTLKYQPVINSTEVGPATVLDFPLNETTVALDNLNSSVLYKFHLSAKTIKGAGANFTKEASTVTETTHIQPTVQTGKGPTEPPPHPTSPVTQSTHPPLRKAPSVGPVFGIVNTSVWEECAMITWEYFGHHKNIYVEYTVENSKEDWKRESVNGSHSHILKGLKPGTSYRVRVVARDPAGAAPHTTTEEVVTVPAVASRHVDIATQGWFIGLMCAIALLILVLLIVCFIKRNKGGKYPVKEKEEAHQDPEIQPMKEDDGTFGEYSDTEDHKPLKGSRTPSNGTVRRDESDDSLVDYGEGGDGQFNEDGSFIGQYSGKKEKDTHEGNESSEAPSPVNAMNSFV, from the exons ATGGACTTCCCCATGGTCCACCTGGTCATGGGCAAGATGAGATCCTCGGGTTCTGGAGCGGTTCTTCTCATGATCCTCTTGAGTCACCTGACAGCGGCGCTGGAAGTGCCCCTTGATC ctaAGGTCCTGGAAGGAT TGCCCCAGCCCCCCACTATCACGGTGCAATCCCCAAAGGATTACATCTTCGACCCACGGGAGGACATCATCATCCACTGTGAAGCCAAGGGGAAGCCTCACCCCAG CTTTTCTTGGACGAGGAACGGGAGCCATTTTGATGTGGAGCAAGACTCCAAAGTTCTAATGAAGCCCGGTTCGGGAACTCTGGTCATCGACATCAGTGGGGAAAAGGCCGAGGCCTACGAGGGAACGTACCAATGCACGGCCCACAATGACCACGGCACGGCTATCTCCAACAACATCGTCATCAGACAGTCCA GGTCCCCCTTGTGGTCGAAAGAAAGACTTGAACCCATCACGGTGCAGACGGGGGTCTCGCTGGTGCTGCAATGCCGCCCCCCGGCAGGGCTGCCCCCTCCCGTCATATTTTGGATGGATAACA TTTTCCAGAAGCTGCCGCTGGACAATCGAGTGACCCAAGCCCTGAACGGAGACTTGTACTTTTCCAACGTCCTCCCAGAGGACAATCGGAACGACTACATCTGCTATGCCCGCTTCCCGTATACGCAAACCATCCAGCAGAAGCAGCCCATCTCCGTCACAGTGCTACAAA CCTTCCCGGCAGGACAGCGCCGTCCCGGTTTCATGACTCCTTTAGGCGCCACCAGCACCAAGATGGTCCTACGAGGGGAGACCCTCGAGCTGGAATGCATCGCTGAAGGCTT GCCCACTCCGGAGATGTCTTGGCAGAAAGATGGCGGGGAGCTGCCAACCAGCAGAGTTTCTTTCCTCAATTACAAGAAGACGGTTAAGATTTTGGATGTAAGCGAAAGCGACGGCGGCGACTATACCTGCACGGCAACCAATCGCCTGGGCACGGCACACCACGTCATCAAGGTCGTCGTTAAAG CTGCTCCATTCTGGATCAGCGCTCCCAGGAACTTGATCCTGGCCCCAAATGAGACCGGCATCCTGACTTGTCGAGTCAGCGGAGACCCCAAGCCGGATATTAGTTGGTTTGTCAATGGAGTCCCAATAGAAA ATGCTCCTGAGGACCCCACTCGGAAGGTGGATGGCGACACGGTCATCCTCAGCCGAGTGCAAACCAGTTCCAGCGCCGTTTACCAGTGTAACGCCTCAAACGAATTCGGCTACCTTATCGCCAACGCATTTGTCAGCGTGCTCG CGGAGCCCCCGAGGGTGCTCACTCCTCCCAACCAAGTGTACAAGGTCATCACCAACAGCCCAGCTTTACTCCACTGCGCCACTTTCGGCTCACCGATACCAACCATCACTTG GTTCAAAGATCGCCAAATCAGCATCAAGAGCGAAGACCCCTACGTGATCCACGAGAACGGCACGCTGGAGATCAACGTGGCCCAATCGCAGAACAGCGGGAAGTACACGTGCATTGCTAGCAACAACCTGGGCATCAAGGAGAACCACGTTTTCCTGGAGGTCAAAGAGCCCACGCGTATCCTGAAGCAACCCGAGTACAAGGTGGTCCAACGAGGCATGAGCGCCATCTTCGAGTGTAAAGTCAAGCACGACCCGTCCCTCGTCCCCACCATGACCTGGTTGAAGAACAGCGGCGAGCTGCCAGACGACGAGAG GTTTGAGGTGGACACCGACAGTTTGATCATCAAAGATGTGACAGAGGAAGACGAGGGCACTTACACGTGCATCATGAACACCACCCTGGACCGGGACTCGGCCAGCGCCATGCTTACAGTCGTCG AGGCTACTCCCACTCCAGCTATTGTCTACG AGAAACCTGACCCGCCAACTGATCTGGAACTCACTGACCAAACAGAACGGAGTGTTCAGCTCACCTGGATCCCTGGAGATGAACACAACAGTGCCACACaga ATTTTTTAATCCAGTACGAGGATTTGCTGCACCAGCCCGGCATCTGGGTCAACATGACAGAAGTGGCTGGTACGAGCACCACAGCGCAACTGGAGCTCTCGCCGTACGTCTACTACTCCTTCCGGGTTCTGGCCAAGAACCAGGTGGGCCACAGCCAACCCAGCCAGCCATCACGCCAGTACAGAACCAACCCGGCGG CACCTGATGAGAATCCTTCAAATGTTCGGGGAGAAGGAACAGAACCTGGGAACCTGGTCATCTCCTGGACA TCGCTAACAGGATTCCAATCCAACGGGCCCGGTCTGGAATACAAAGTGCTTTGGCGCCAGATGGACGTGGATGAAGAATGGTCCTCTAATACCGTGGCCAACGCCTCACAATACGTCGTGTCCGGAGTTCCCGTCTACGTTCCCTACGAGATCAAAGTCCAAGCGCTCAACGACTACGGCAACGGGCCGGAAGCCGAGGTCGTCGTCGGATACTCCGGGGAAGACT TGCCTTTGTCCGCCCCTGATGGTGTCCTGGTCACGGTTGACAACAGCACAATGGCTAAAGTGCATTGGGAGCCGGTGTCGCCTAACTCGGTTCGTGGGAAACTTAAAGGCTACAAG GTATACTACCGCCGCCAACGAGGCCTGGAGGATGATGAGGATCAAGAGTCCCAAGACCAAGTTCTGACCTTCAGCGAGAACCAGACCGAGGGACACCTGACGGGCTTGCAGCCCTACAGCCTCTACAACATCTTCATCAGGGTCTTGAATAGCAAAGGAGAAGGTCCTCAGAGTCAGGACACGCAATTTGAGACCCTCGAGGGAG TTCCAGGACCACCGTCTTTTTTAAACGTCTTGAATCCCAGTTTGGACTCGCTCACTCTGGAATGGGGTCCACCACTGAAGAAAAATGGACGCCTTATTGGGTACACGCTGAAATACCAGCCAG TTATTAACAGCACGGAAGTGGGGCCGGCCACCGTCCTGGATTTTCCGCTCAACGAGACCACGGTGGCGTTGGACAACCTCAACTCCAGCGTCCTCTACAAGTTCCACCTGAGTGCAAAGACCATCAAAGGCGCTGGCGCCAATTTCACCAAAGAGGCTTCCACCGTCACGGAAACAA CTCATATTCAGCCTACTGTCCAGACGGGCAAAG GCCCCACTGAGCCCCCTCCTCACCCAACCTCCCCCGTCACTCAATCCACGCACCCCCCGCTTCGCAAGG CGCCCTCTGTGGGTCCCGTTTTTGGCATAGTAAACACATCAGTATGGGAGGAGTGCGCGATGATCACTTGGGAATACTTTGGACACCATAAGAACATTTATGTGGAATACACGGTAGAAAACA GTAAAGAGGACTGGAAAAGGGAGTCGGTAAACGGCTCTCACTCGCATATTTTAAAAGGCTTAAAGCCGGGGACGTCCTATAGGGTGCGCGTGGTCGCTCGAGACCCGGCCGGGGCGGCGCCCCACACCACCACTGAAGAGGTGGTTACAGTGCCAG CCGTGGCCAGTCGGCACGTGGACATCGCCACCCAGGGCTGGTTCATCGGGCTGATGTGCGCCATCGCCCTGCTCATCCTGGTGCTCCTCATCGTCTGCTTCATCAAGAGGAACAAGGGTGGAAAATATCCAG TGAAAGAGAAAGAAGAAGCCCACCAAGACCCGGAGATCCAACCCATGAAGGAGGACGATGGCACATTTGGAGAATACAG tgacacggaggaccacAAGCCGCTGAAGGGCAGCCGGACGCCGTCCAACGGCACGGTGCGGCGTGACGAGAGCGACGACAGCCTGGTGGACTACGGAGAAGGCGGGGACGGTCAGTTCAACGAGGACGGCTCCTTCATCGGCCAGTACAGCGGCAAGAAGGAGAAAGACACACACGAGGGCAACGAAAGCTCCGAGGCGCCGTCGCCCGTCAACGCCATGAACTCTTTTGTCTAA